Within Rhipicephalus microplus isolate Deutch F79 chromosome 9, USDA_Rmic, whole genome shotgun sequence, the genomic segment CCATTGTATTCTACTTATgaggaaaagaaaatgaaggtcTGTGGCAACAAACGATGACACGCGATcttaatcaaaaaaaaaaaaaaaactcgttacCAAGCGTCCAGATTCTGCAATCGATTTGTACTCTAAGGTATGCGAACCACGCGATACGTGGTGtgggaataataataaaaaaaactggaaTAGTGCGGAGCTTACTAATTTGATGAATTTTTTTTAGATATCGCAAGTACACCTGTAAGGTAGTACATATTGTCCTCATATAACCAAGCTAGTAGATATCCGGATCGCGAGATAATTAAAGCAAGAACAAGTACTTGGCAAAAACAGACTAACGCGGTTAAAGAAGACAGCGATGCCGTTGTAGTCATGCTGCCTTAATCGTGCGTAGTCTTCTCCCAGAATGGATGCAGATAATCGGAAGTGCACGCCGCGAGGAGCGCTACTTCTCTGTCCCATCTTTTTTGTGTTCTTGTCCTTATTTacgcacaccagtttaccttgAAATATGAACCATCTCGTCCAGCTGCAAGTTTTAATTAGGAATAGACTAGTTTTCATTTGTAGGAACTACGGAGCGCGGCATGCTAAAGACCGTCATCCGTCAAGCCCTCGTTGTCGAATCGCCCAAGAACACCATTTTGGACCAATACAACGCCAATCTGGACTCACTATAGGGAGACAAAGGTCTCCCTCCATAGTGCGTTCCATCCAAATAGAGGCAAGGTCTGCATGCGCAGACCTTGCCTCTATTTATCTGCCGGTGCGCTCGCTTCGCCAGCGAGCGGCTGCGTGTCCGTCGTTCCGGATTACTTTCAGGGCACCTGTACAGGTCAGTCCACTGTTACAGAGAACACGCAAGCACGtggcctgcactctgcggcggttgcctacagcaccatcaggCGACAGCGAAggaaaacacgttcgctttcggTGTCATCGACTGCCAGCCAAGGAGATAGCGATTCATGGCCGGTCGACaagttggttggttgcgaaactttattgtggtcctgcaaggcgcgcgtcagcgcgcagcgggcgactcccacgtcgggaccgttaggccaagcctatcggctgctccgcgggcctgctggacggcccaaagttggtcggcctgGAGGGAGCTGCGTGGGGcggcctcccacctgaccgatgtagtgttggggttagtgtacattgtcttgcactcccagagcatgtgcgccagcgtgcaCACGTCCCCActtgcggggcaagcgtcattggggaacacgtcaggataaatagcgtgaagggatctcaggttagggtacgtgtcggtctgcagtagtctgagcgtaagggtcTGTGGCCTATTAGGATTTGGACGAGGGAGTACCAAGTGCTGCCATATTACACTACCTCACAGCTCGCTGAAATAGCGATGTTGGGCGTTGCCTGCAGCTTGCGCCGTGCTCTCGCTCCACGTTCGGTTTGTGGGCAGCAGATTACGCGCTGCAGGCATCGCCCTTTGTGTGAGCGGAGAGGGAGCGTATTCTAGCAGCGCTTGCCTaccggccatgactcgttatcGCGTTTGGCAGTAGATGGCGccgaaagcgaacgtgttttttCTTCAACTGTCGGTTGATGGCGCTGTACGCAGCCGCCACAGagtgcaggccacgcgctcgcgtgttccctgtAACAGTGGCCCCACCTGTACATGCAGCTAGTTGGATGCCCGCGCAGCGTGCGAGTCGTCTCCGCTTGCTGGTGTTAAAACCTGTTCGACGTCTGTCAGATACGGCTGTTGGTACAGACAGCTAACGGCGAATCGCACCCGTATTCGCATCATGTGTCCAGCACTTTTGGTCCCTTCTACGTGCTTCCTCGCCCGCAGTGGGTGTCGTGTCACAACGCCGATACGTGCACAAGGCCAGAAACAACGCAGTAGCGAAGAAAAACACACCGTTGCCGCGGAGTCACTGCCATTGTGAAAAACGTATTGTCGTCGTTTATTTGTGCAAGTGCATTGGGCAGTGGTAGCCCTTTCGAAGCATCGTCGCACCGGAAACATTGGACGGCACCTAGTCAAGAGCACCTGCTGGTGAGTGGCCTAGAGTTCCAACTCTcaacgcatgttttttttttacgtagcgCATGAAGGGTTGTGTATTAGCCTAGAACTTCGGAAATGATAGGGCAATTGCATGAAAGAAATAGACGGAAGTTATGGATGTTGTAGTGCCAGGAATTTGCACGAATGTCTCGGAAAGCGAGAAGCCGATGTGGGTTGAACATGCATGTCTGCGTCATTTCATTTTATCACCTTAAAGACCTCGCTTAGGAGTGTTTCATAAGGGCTGGTAAACATAATAGTGCAATAAAAGCAGGTGTTATGATGTGATAGATGTTGCCAACGTGACCGAAAGTTCAGTATGACTTATGTCGGTAGCGTGGTGAGGCAGGTCGTAGCAGTCCTTGGCAgctcgagggaaaaaaaaaaaaaaaaaaaaccttgaaatgCTATACTGTTCGAGTTTGTAAACGGGTTACTTGAAGCAGTTGATGGCTGGAGCGCCGTGGCGCGTGCCACGATTATGGCGTGATGTAAGCTGGGTGTTTCAGCGAGCTGTAAAACAAtttgtgaaagagagagagagaggcaacaCGACAACCAAAAGCGAGGGATGGCAAGTTTGATTCTGCCTCTAAGAGGGAAATGCTGACCTTATATGAATATGCAGAACGTATGAATCTTCTGGCGCAATTCTGAAGTGATCCTAGTGCATTGATGATATATGCTTAATGAGGGTTCAAGATGGCAGCAGCATATTTTATTTTGGTCGGAGAAATGATTTGTATGCGAGCCATCGAAATTGTGGCGCATGACAACGGTGGCTTTTAAAAAAATCCTAAGGTCTTCTTTCCCGATGAAACGACGTTCGTCGCGTGCACGGTCCAGGAACGGTCGTGGCATAGAGTTAAGCCTGCGTAGACGAAGGCAAGGTATCAAGCGTCAACTACCAATCATGAATGACGCCCCGTTACGTAAGTAGACAGAAGTTACAAAATTTTGTTCAACGGCTACGGTATGGCCAACAAGATTTCCGACGTGGCAGATCCGGTAACACATTTTATATGGTCTCGGCCATGGTATAAGCGCGGGTTTGCTTAGCATGTTCGAGTTTATTTTTGGGGAGTTCATTCAGATGTGCGTAGAGTGAGGTCTAGAGAGTGCATAAAGAAGCTCGGCGATGTTGCGCTGGAAAAGTTCAAGCAGACACCACGTTGGcgatcccggctgcatttccgatggaggtggaaaggaggcccgtgtgctcagatttgggtgcccgtaaaagaaccccaggtggtcgaaatttccggagccctccactacgccgtctctcataatcatatggtggttttgggacgttaaaccccacatatcatcaacatcatcatcaccaccacgtTGGCGAGAAGACTGATTGCCATGATGTGCTGCATAGGGCAGTCATGCATAaggatgttatgcaaatatctgcGGCTGTGACTGAAGGCAGCTTTTTGCTGCCTTCAGTCATAGCCGCAGATATTTGTGTTTTCGTTTATACACACAAGAAAACGCTTATTACTGTGTTTGTCTCACACAGCATCCTTGAAAATGCCACGTGACTCGTTTCGTCGTGTTTTCATGTTAGCACCCCATTACAATGTAACTGTGTCCTTGCACAAGGTGTGCCTGAGTGACTGCAGGAATTGTCTAGATAATCTTAGCATCTTGCGATGACATTGTGTGCACACCGCGAACAGTATAGTACAAGAATTTACAcagccactagcgataacgctagataACGCACCGACGCGTTTGGCCATGGACCTGTCAGTTTCGTCGACGACCGACACTCTGTTCGCCGATATTGGTTCACAGCGGGCATTACTTGCTGTTTGACTTTCCGCTTGCCTGCCTCAAGTTCGGCCAGACAGTTTCATGTTGGGGAAGTCGACCACTTCCTTCGTCGACGCCACGAGCCCCGTCACAACGGAGATTGATCGTCGCCTGGATCACAGTTGCTCGTGATCCAAAGTGTTCGCTTTCACTCAGAAATGTAAAATGTACTCATGCGATGCCATCATGTACGGCTGAGTCATATGAACTATGGTTTACCCCGGAGTACACAACTCCATGTTAATAGGGGTTGCAGCGAAAGCACGAAAGTTTTGGAAGAGAAGGGTGCGGAAGGCGAGGAACGGAAGGCAAACAGGGACAACACGCCTTCTGTTCCTCGCCTTCCGCACAATTTTCTTCtagcactttcgtgcttgcgctgcaactcCTATTAACATGGAATTCAACCagctagcccaaatagccgttcttcttcaataCACTATTCATGAATCAAACTTTCAAGTTAAAGGGACTCTAAAGTGAAACAATTAGTTTGTTTAGATTAATAAACTGTTCTCTGAGAACTATATTGTCGTGCGTTTTATGACAATACGTATTATAGGAAAGAATCGCGCACCCCGTTTCATTTTTGAATTTTGCGCCAACTACTCAGCCTGTGACGCCACTAACGCCAACATACATGTTTCTGGTATTTTCGCGACAGTGGCTCTATTGAGAAACGTCATATGTTAAATCTataaaatacccccccccccccgccctcccgtggacaatgtacttcatttttttacCGATTGGGAACTACGTCTTAGCTGACGCCTTCAATATATTACGTCACTGTGTTCGGTACGGGAATATCAACGTGGTGTCTACACCCGCATTTTTTTCCCACGCATTTCTTAGCCTATACCGCACGTCACCTCGCGGTGGCAAAGGCGTTTTCGGGAATGTGCAATTGCACTTTACTAACGCGCACCAATGTGCTTCTCTCTTTAGGGGGtgttagcttgtacgtatacttctttacgttaacgtgttaccggataGCAGTTTACGTTTACCGTCTCAACTGGAACGCATGTTTTCACCGTTTTAGCTCCCAatacgtaaacgtttacgtacgtacgtaaatGTATATATTCTCGCAAACCATAAATAGTGGTGCTAACAGCGTTAAATTGTATTTAGCTTAGCTAGGATTGAATCAACACTGCAGCAAAATCACGAGATGTTTTTGTTAGCGTGTACAATATCCTCAAATGCGCAAAAGAGCTGAAAAATGCAAGGTTATTGCTAGTTAGGTTTTTGTTTTTGGTATTAGCCATGcatattttaaccttcataataaTGCAACAATCTGCTTTGTTTACTTGTATTTTCGTAAGTTAGAACTGTTAAAAAGATCGTGCATTTACCGACACTTTCGCTATTCCTTTGTTTCACTCGTGCAAATTAAGGATGCACGATAACTATCTGTATGCGTGTGATATATCTTTTTTGTACATGGAAGCattagttatttatttttttgaccCCCAACTAGCTTTTGGCTATGGGTCCAACCAGTCACCATTTTTCTGTATGTTTAACAGCTTGCAAATAAAGAATTGAATTGAACTGAATCGAACAATGGTGTTGACATCGTGTGACACTGTGTGCAACGACAGTCATAAACATGTTGGCTTACGCGTAGTGTTTTTGATGtcaaaaaagatgaaaaaggtAGCTCGTTCATCATAACGCCGCTGCGTGGTTTATATACCAGACGTACAATCTGCTGTATCTGCAATAACCAGTTTATGATTATCTAGCTCATTTGGACTTCAATAGAAGGCGCCACCTGTCCAGTTTTTCGGGGACTCGCTTGTTTACGGCGTCAATGTTATAGGCCATATTAGCTTTGGTCATGTGGCTGAAACAATAGAAAGTTATAGCTAACCGTTAGCGTGATAGTGGAGGTTAAGAGGATGACGTTACcctgcagcaaacgttcgttgcggacagcgtcttatagtttagcgaaatAGCGTTTACGTAATttatgtgccccccccccccccttttgctgggacggtggcgccacctatcactTAGGTAACAgtgtaaaggaaaagaaaacgacaatgtcggcCTGTGCCGCCGCGCGAAGCATTGTCGCAAGTTCGTTTTAGTAATAACATTAGTAAATAAATAGGAGCCACGCATCAAACGCGAGAACATTTATGTTGCTAATTTGTTAACATCAATCTTgcagttaggcctagacgcgttctaaatgggaagctatctcaaactATGCagacttatccgtaatactcgggcATCGAAGCTAAAtgaaggcaagcgaagtcacTTTAAACAGTCTTTTGCTGCGAACAGAATGTGAagctttcaacaactacgccaaaatcacttagATACGGGCGTCCGCGGGCGCCGCCATGTTTAACGTAAACTACGTACACTTACGGCAACACGgtaaccttaaatctgaaaaGTAGTGCAGGTACGGTAAGTGGTACGGGTAACGTACgcatctgcgcgtgcgcactTTGATCCTGCTATCGCGGTACACCCGCTAAGTCCGGTATACCATAACTGCCTGATGTAATCGCTATTGGCAATCACAATTTGGCTTATTTTGTCTCGGTGGTTCAAGTCTCGGTAAGGTGGATATCGCGAGTTCCTACGAACCAAGGTGAATATTCGAGACATGACTGCAAACATAAATCGCATCCAGTAAAGCTTATCCGGTGGGAcacgtaaaggtttacgttccgtaaagacccgcgcatgcgcagattctatccaGAAACGTAGacaagtatacgtacaagctaaaagccccgAATAAagaatacgtacgcaagttctaATGACATCTAACTGCACTATTTGcagcatcattatcatcagcctgactacgtccactacaggacaaaccTGTCCGGTCCTGTGTTTTTTGCGCtcatgttatacctgcaaacttctgaATCTCATCTAAGTTTCAGCCTCCCCCTCACCCGTTTGGCTTCTCTTATATAGCTGCAGATTCCAGCATTCTTTTCGCGTTGTGACTGGGATTTGTATTTTTAAAACATGCTTAAATGCAACAAAAATGTTATGTCGCGCAACCTAGCGGAAGACCCTTGAAGCTGGATTATGGACCATGAAGGCGATCAATTTCTTGCACGTTGTAGTGTAGTATTATACTGTCATGCACGCCAGTTCATGACAGTATCATGCTACCAAGAAAAGGTGTGGCCTGTTATTTGCCCATGTATTTTTTCCCTTGTTGCTTTATCCGTCCAGCAGATGACCATTCCAGCCTTTGCCGGCTGAAAAATCCACCTTGGAGGAGGGTGGAGGTTCATCGAAGCAGCTTCCCTCCCTATTGATCTAATGTATGGGCCAGACTCAgcgcccctccccccctcctcctcGTGAGGGCGGCTTTCCCTCCCGCCTGTTCAACCTGCATGCACGCACCTAAGCAAATGACAGGCTTATTTTCAAGGAACTTAGTTGCAGCTGCTTTCTGCGTCCGTCGAGAGCACAATAAAGTGGGTATGTTCACCAAATTAACAATTGGTACAGACCACTCTAGAAAAAAGTGCATACTTTGTTGCATACGTTTTTTTTGTTGGTGCTTTATtggtcttatttatttatttatttactatttatttattttatttattcagataCTTACAACGCCTAAGGGACATAATTGTAGGGGGAAAAACAACTAACATATTGCAGGTGGTATAAAACATCAAGGGTTAACATAATAAGATCAGGAATGTGTTTATGATTACAGATGACGTTGTGGCGAAACGGGTCGGCGCCGCTTCCGCGCCTGCGCGGCGCGGCGATGCCTCCAAACACAGGCGCCagcgataagaacactctcgcccgaaataagcaaaaaaactgtgtgtgtgccccgattcaggggcagtcgttgtagaaccttcagtgcggaaactttaaagttatgttatccCACAACGTGACACATGTACATTCCGAGCAGGCCACTCGAAAAATATATCGCGTCAAACCTAGAACAGTACATTACTTGTGTACAATTCCAGTCTTTGTCTGCTGAAACATCTACcttaattggggggggggggggaagaaagcAGTGGTAAAAATGCATTGCAAGGCAGATACTACCCAAAGACAACTAAAAGTGTGTGCGCACGGCAAAAATACGTCGAACTCCCAGTTTGTGCATCTGTAGAAGGCTATATGAATagtaaaaattatttttatttccttatATCCCTGCCACGAAGGTAATTAGGGACAATATCTACGGTTAAAATAAGTGTTTCGGGAAGCTGTTTTGCGGCAGGGGACGCAGTTTCACTGCCGCCAGCTGCACCCCGTCGTCAACATCCGCCGTCACTcaaatgaatggatggattgatatggctgtaccctttaaatcgggtggtggctaacgtcACCAAGGcgtgatacttagtgaaccacaaactagatttatttctttttttctttaaatagtgaggttgaggactcgttctttgcagtgaagggtttaattttcactcgtgccttgactttagccaccaatcagataacctccttctagttaattctacccgcttaaagtctattttgccctccctgtccctaaaccccagtgctttgaaaaactctgtgccatcatcctgaaatatAGGATGATGAAATATAGGATGATGAAATATAGGATGATGGCAAATATaggacattatcaagtgttcggcagtttcctcttcctctccgcGTGTACTTCATACCGTgactaccccttcgtatttgacccgacatgtcttggttcgcagtactcccgtcctggcctaaaacagtagataactacccgagtattatcatagatcctttccttggcaatttcctgcttaaactcGCCAGCAACACACAGCGCCGCGTCGCGGTGCATAGAATTCGGTTTCTCTGCCACCGCTTGAGAAGGCACCCGTTCGCGACACTAGCAAAAACTTTCAGCCACTATAAGTGAACCAAGTCGAGCCGTGAAGCACGGGCGCTTAGTGCACGCATGTGCAGTAAATGACACTGCTCGAACACTATCCGCTCTTGCTCCGACACTCTCACTGTTCGTAGCATGTGAGCACACAACTTCATATTACCTGCAGATGCCGAAACTCTGGTTGCAAATATTTCGCCGCGTTTTCCACTTTAATACTGTTTGATTCGGCTCACTGATCTGTAAGCTTTCCGTCACGCTAATAAAAATGGGCACAGTAAAAATTGGTGGTCGATCCTTTCATTGACCAGCTGTTTCCAGATAACGCACTACGTAcacggcccatgttcatttctttttgctttcaACTATTTTTAACGACTCACTAACTGCAAGtttttagatttgggtgcacgttaaagaacccctggtggttgaaatttccggagccctccactacggcgtctctcataatgatatggtggttttgggacgttaagccccagaATCAATATTGATTGAAACGATAGGGCAAGCACGTAACAGTCTTGAAAATGTACTGATAACATTGAGCGCCTGCCGAAAAAATAATCAAAGTATGTTTTTAAAGCTACTATTACACTGCGCCCACACGTCACAACTCTGTATGAGTCAGAGTTATTCAGTCATCCGAGTTGCGAAAGTCCCCATGGCTCCATGCGAAATCCGGACACGCCGTTGACCGAGATTGTGGGGTGTGCAGATCGTCGCGTCATctgttgaataaaaaaactaataaaagaatttttttgttttgcgttaTTGCTTTCAGAGAGCGCGACCTTCTGGAAACGCCCAAAAGATCGGTCAATTTCGTGTCCAGGTTTCGGGACGCAGTTTCGCACTTAGTGTGATCGAATAACTCTGAGTATGAGTGTCGCATCACGTCTTTGTGCAAGATATTTTCAGGTTTACTACTTCCGCTCTGCTTCTTGTTCCGCTACTGTCACATGTGGCCTTTCTGAATGTTTACGGTGACTCGCCGTAAACAAGCGGTCGTTTTGAATATATATTTTGGTGTCTGACATTGTAACAAGTAGCCATACTGATGCGTGAGGTCATTAGATTTGACACAGCAGCCTGACGCCACTATAGTGTCGATGTCAATAGGAGCAACATGCGAAAAGAGACTTTCATGTCAAAAAATCAAATCATTTTTTTAGTTCccagaaagaaacaaaacaactTATCCAAGTTTACTACGCTTCACACTTGAAGAGAGCTGTCTGCGTATACAGGAGACGTTTGTGGCATAATGAACTCATCTCCGGGTATTCGTGGCCACACTTTTTTAATTACTGACCACCTGTTTTGCAGGAGCCACGCTCAAAGAGACACGCGAGCCAGAGCGGACAGTACTGCTTCCATCGCTGCCTCTTCTGTATCGCCTGTTGTATACCGCACTTTCTCCACTAGTCTGGGGCTTGCCTGCACTTTCTTCAGGGCATCCGCGCCTTCCTTGTCGCTGACGGCAGCTCCCGAGAGCACGAACTCTGCAGCCCGCTCCATGAGGCTAACGTTCCTATCCAAAAGTGATCTTATTTCGCGCATCATGAAATAGTCATCCTCATGGTCCATTTCGCAATCCAGAAAAAGAGTGGTCAAAGTGTAGTTCGTCCTCAAAGCCTGCAGGACCTTTCGTACTTCGCGAGGCATGAGTCCCCAATAATCGTAGAGGCTCACGAAGTCGAGTGCTTTGTTCACAGCCAGCAACTCGGCCAAAGACTTCATCAGACCGTCCGTCAGCCCTCCAGTGTGTATTGAGACTGCCGCAATGTTACGGTTCTCTTTCAAAGCATCGAAGATGCTGAGAACGTGACCGTTATGCACGGGTACCGAGATGCCGATTTTGCGGAGTGTTGTCGTGCGCTTCAATACGAAAAGGATGCCTTCCGCCACCGCCTCGACATCGTCATCGTACCATCGTTTGTCCAACTCGTCGTGGTAGGGAGAAAAGTGGAGCTCGACGAGCGCCTTGTTGGAGGCCACGGCATCAAAGAACTCCCGGAGCTCTCCTTCGTCAACAGAGGATGAGACGATAACATGCAACTTGGAATAGCACGCTTCCTGGCGAACAAGCTCGCTTAGTTCAGGGAGAAGCTGCTCGGGCCACTCGATAAAAAGCCTCTTGAAGACACCAGCGTGACGTTCCTGCCCCAACAATGACGAAACCTTGTCCTTTTCGACGGGAAACACACCTCTCACATCGACCAGCTCCAGTGACGAGTTGGACGCGAGCATCTCGGCGAAGCCATTCAAGACGTCCGAGGATAATTGCGGCTCGCAGTGAAAACTTACGAGCTCGGCCAACGGCCCCATTCTGGTCAACGTAAACGTCTTGAGGGTGTCGTTTAAAGTTAGAGCTTCGATGATGATCGCAATACCTTCGTCGCCGCCACAGGAAAGGCTGAGCCGTAGTTCTTCCAAGAATTTGCTCTGACGAATGTAGTTGGCAACATCTTTCCCGAATCTCCTTCCCACTTTGACGCAGCTCAGGTCTAACGAGCGCAGGCTTTTAAATATTGCGCAGCGAGCGATGTCCAGATCCTCACTTTCGCAGTCAATGAGACCAAAAGTGATTTCTCGGAGCGAAGGAATTTCCTCCAGGCCAGTGAAAACAATCTTGAACGAGCTGAGCGAGGTTTGTCCGAGATAAATGGACTTTATTGGTGGCCTTGCACTCAACGTCCGCCGGAGCAAGACGGCATCTTCATCAGAAAGCTTCTCATATGAAAGAGTGTCACTTGGCGTCAACAAACTGGTCCGGCGAGTTACATCCCGTGTTTCTTGGTTTGATACTTCTGTAGAGGCCTCCGGTATACTTTCTCGAAATGTTCCCTCGACGGCAGTATTGTGGAAGACAGAGTGAGACATAACTTTGTCCAGCACGTTTCTTCTTTAGAAtatacctttttttctttgtagatTCAAAACGCACCACGTTAATTAATGTAGGAAGAAAAGCGAAGTTTGTCGCACCCTTATAATTATCGATGATCTTCAGTTCAGCATCAGCTGGCGTCAGTGCTTACGGTATCCGTAAAGCCTGGCTGTGTGAGACGCCGCTATAAAGATAAGAAGAATCAGATGACAGGAATATTTGCTTCAGGTGGGGTCCCCAACAAGATGAAGTCTTCGTGATGCCTATATAAAGAGGTGAGACAAAAAAAGCATTGAAATATCATCAGCATCAGTTGTTAGATTTTACAAATTTCAAGTTCAGTTCAAAGCAAGGAAATGTTGCGTTGCGTGCATAAATGTGACGATACTGATGCTAAAGAACTGTAGGGAAGATCGGTGCAGTGTTTCACAAATTGCAGTGTAACCTAAATCAGGCTTTCGCATTGTTGCTAGATAAAACTTTCTTCACTCGGTACGACAGACTTTGATGCACTTTCTCAATT encodes:
- the LOC119163284 gene encoding uncharacterized protein LOC119163284 isoform X2 — translated: MSHSVFHNTAVEGTFRESIPEASTEVSNQETRDVTRRTSLLTPSDTLSYEKLSDEDAVLLRRTLSARPPIKSIYLGQTSLSSFKIVFTGLEEIPSLREITFGLIDCESEDLDIARCAIFKSLRSLDLSCVKVGRRFGKDVANYIRQSKFLEELRLSLSCGGDEGIAIIIEALTLNDTLKTFTLTRMGPLAELVSFHCEPQLSSDVLNGFAEMLASNSSLELVDVRGVFPVEKDKVSSLLGQERHAGVFKRLFIEWPEQLLPELSELVRQEACYSKLHVIVSSSVDEGELREFFDAVASNKALVELHFSPYHDELDKRWYDDDVEAVAEGILFVLKRTTTLRKIGISVPVHNGHVLSIFDALKENRNIAAVSIHTGGLTDGLMKSLAELLAVNKALDFVSLYDYWGLMPREVRKVLQALRTNYTLTTLFLDCEMDHEDDYFMMREIRSLLDRNVSLMERAAEFVLSGAAVSDKEGADALKKVQASPRLVEKVRYTTGDTEEAAMEAVLSALARVSL